A single window of Bos javanicus breed banteng chromosome 19, ARS-OSU_banteng_1.0, whole genome shotgun sequence DNA harbors:
- the LOC133231399 gene encoding tumor necrosis factor ligand superfamily member 12-like isoform X1, whose product MATRRIQRRRERRGEPGTALLAPLVLGLGLVLACLGLLLAVVSLGSRASLFAQQEPSQRDLVAEEDPDPLDLNPQPEESQDAVPFLKLVRPRRNASKGQKPRARRAVAAHYEVRPRPGQDGAQAGVDGTVSGWEEAKINSSNPLRYDCQTGQFTVTRAGLYYLYCQVHFDEGKAVYLKLDLLVDDTLALRCLEEFSATAASSPGPQLRLCQVSGLLGLRLCQVSGLLRLRPGSSLWFRTLPQTQLKAAPFLTYFGLFQVH is encoded by the exons ATGGCCACCCGTCGGATCCAGAGGCGGAGGGAGCGCCGGGGGGAGCCGGGCACCGCCCTGCTGGCCCCGCTTgtgctgggcctgggcctggtgCTGGCCTGCCTCGGCCTCCTGCTGGCCGTGGTCAGCCTGGGGAGCCGGGCATCGCTGTTTGCCCAG CAGGAGCCTtcccagagggacctggtggcAGAGGAAGACCCGGACCCGCTG GACCTGAATCCCCAGCCGGAGGAAAGCCAGGATGCTGTTCCTTTCCTGAAACTGGTTCGGCCTCGCAGAAATG CATCTAAAGGCCAGAAACCACGGGCGCGCAGAGCAGTTGCAGCCCACTATGAAG TTCGCCCACGACCAGGACAAGATGGAGCACAGGCAG GTGTGGACGGGACGGTGAGTGGCTGGGAGGAGGCCAAAATCAACAGCTCCAACCCCCTGCGCTATGACTGCCAGACCGGGCAATTTACGGTCACCCGGGCTGGGCTGTACTACCTGTACTGTCAG GTGCACTTTGATGAGGGGAAGGCTGTCTACCTGAAGCTGGACTTGCTGGTGGATGACACGCTGGCCCTGCGCTGCCTGGAGGAATTCTCGGCCACTGCGGCCAGTTCCCCTGGGCCCCAGCTCCGTCTCTGCCAAGTGTCAGGGCTCTTGGGCCTGCGTCTCTGCCAAGTGTCAGGGCTCTTGCGCCTGCGGCCAGGATCCTCCCTGTGGTTCCGCACCCTCCCCCAGACCCAACTCAAGGCTGCCCCCTTCCTCACCTACTTTGGACTCTTCCAAGTTCACTGA
- the LOC133231399 gene encoding tumor necrosis factor ligand superfamily member 12-like isoform X3, which translates to MATRRIQRRRERRGEPGTALLAPLVLGLGLVLACLGLLLAVVSLGSRASLFAQQEPSQRDLVAEEDPDPLDLNPQPEESQDAVPFLKLVRPRRNVRPRPGQDGAQAGVDGTVSGWEEAKINSSNPLRYDCQTGQFTVTRAGLYYLYCQVHFDEGKAVYLKLDLLVDDTLALRCLEEFSATAASSPGPQLRLCQVSGLLGLRLCQVSGLLRLRPGSSLWFRTLPQTQLKAAPFLTYFGLFQVH; encoded by the exons ATGGCCACCCGTCGGATCCAGAGGCGGAGGGAGCGCCGGGGGGAGCCGGGCACCGCCCTGCTGGCCCCGCTTgtgctgggcctgggcctggtgCTGGCCTGCCTCGGCCTCCTGCTGGCCGTGGTCAGCCTGGGGAGCCGGGCATCGCTGTTTGCCCAG CAGGAGCCTtcccagagggacctggtggcAGAGGAAGACCCGGACCCGCTG GACCTGAATCCCCAGCCGGAGGAAAGCCAGGATGCTGTTCCTTTCCTGAAACTGGTTCGGCCTCGCAGAAATG TTCGCCCACGACCAGGACAAGATGGAGCACAGGCAG GTGTGGACGGGACGGTGAGTGGCTGGGAGGAGGCCAAAATCAACAGCTCCAACCCCCTGCGCTATGACTGCCAGACCGGGCAATTTACGGTCACCCGGGCTGGGCTGTACTACCTGTACTGTCAG GTGCACTTTGATGAGGGGAAGGCTGTCTACCTGAAGCTGGACTTGCTGGTGGATGACACGCTGGCCCTGCGCTGCCTGGAGGAATTCTCGGCCACTGCGGCCAGTTCCCCTGGGCCCCAGCTCCGTCTCTGCCAAGTGTCAGGGCTCTTGGGCCTGCGTCTCTGCCAAGTGTCAGGGCTCTTGCGCCTGCGGCCAGGATCCTCCCTGTGGTTCCGCACCCTCCCCCAGACCCAACTCAAGGCTGCCCCCTTCCTCACCTACTTTGGACTCTTCCAAGTTCACTGA
- the LOC133231399 gene encoding tumor necrosis factor ligand superfamily member 12-like isoform X2 yields MATRRIQRRRERRGEPGTALLAPLVLGLGLVLACLGLLLAVVSLGSRASLFAQEPSQRDLVAEEDPDPLDLNPQPEESQDAVPFLKLVRPRRNASKGQKPRARRAVAAHYEVRPRPGQDGAQAGVDGTVSGWEEAKINSSNPLRYDCQTGQFTVTRAGLYYLYCQVHFDEGKAVYLKLDLLVDDTLALRCLEEFSATAASSPGPQLRLCQVSGLLGLRLCQVSGLLRLRPGSSLWFRTLPQTQLKAAPFLTYFGLFQVH; encoded by the exons ATGGCCACCCGTCGGATCCAGAGGCGGAGGGAGCGCCGGGGGGAGCCGGGCACCGCCCTGCTGGCCCCGCTTgtgctgggcctgggcctggtgCTGGCCTGCCTCGGCCTCCTGCTGGCCGTGGTCAGCCTGGGGAGCCGGGCATCGCTGTTTGCCCAG GAGCCTtcccagagggacctggtggcAGAGGAAGACCCGGACCCGCTG GACCTGAATCCCCAGCCGGAGGAAAGCCAGGATGCTGTTCCTTTCCTGAAACTGGTTCGGCCTCGCAGAAATG CATCTAAAGGCCAGAAACCACGGGCGCGCAGAGCAGTTGCAGCCCACTATGAAG TTCGCCCACGACCAGGACAAGATGGAGCACAGGCAG GTGTGGACGGGACGGTGAGTGGCTGGGAGGAGGCCAAAATCAACAGCTCCAACCCCCTGCGCTATGACTGCCAGACCGGGCAATTTACGGTCACCCGGGCTGGGCTGTACTACCTGTACTGTCAG GTGCACTTTGATGAGGGGAAGGCTGTCTACCTGAAGCTGGACTTGCTGGTGGATGACACGCTGGCCCTGCGCTGCCTGGAGGAATTCTCGGCCACTGCGGCCAGTTCCCCTGGGCCCCAGCTCCGTCTCTGCCAAGTGTCAGGGCTCTTGGGCCTGCGTCTCTGCCAAGTGTCAGGGCTCTTGCGCCTGCGGCCAGGATCCTCCCTGTGGTTCCGCACCCTCCCCCAGACCCAACTCAAGGCTGCCCCCTTCCTCACCTACTTTGGACTCTTCCAAGTTCACTGA